The region AATCCCTCAGCTAACAAAAAATTCCAGTACTAATATATCCTATATATGCCGTTTTTTTAACCTATAATATTCCTGTAGACATTACTAGCCTATAATATTTTTAAGTATATTTACTTATCATTATCCTCAATTCTTTTTCCACCAAAAGCATGAATTGTTCTTGTCCCCGCCGTGCAACTTCCTCCTTGTACTGTTCCTTTAGGAATAAAAAGTTCATCACCTGGATTTAGAACAAATGCCTTGCCATTTATAGTAACTGTATATTGCCCACAAACGCATATCATATATTCATCAAATTCATGTTTATGTTCTTTAGATATTCTATCGGAATAACATGTCCAAAAAGCCATCTGGCTGCCATCTTTTCCTTCAAAATAATATCCATCAATATCTGGCGTATTTTGTTGCTTTGATGGAACTTTGTTGATATCTTTTTTCATAAACTCAGGAAAATCTTTGATTTTATAATCACCCCTACAAATTTATTATTTATAATACTTAACTAAAAATTGAAATCTGTCATTTTATCCCTTATTATATGATAATATTATAAATAGACTCATCCTTCAATTTCGGATGAACCTATTATTATTTGTACTAACTATAGTGAATCTTTATATTAACAAAATTAAACTTATTATAAATCGTTCTATGAAAAGAATTTCCACGTCATGCTTTACTTTAATTCGTATATTTGTAATAATGAATGGATTAATGTTTATTGTTATTTGCAATAAACTCTGTCAAATTAAATTCTGTAGATATCATAAGGTCATTAAGCAATTTAAGGAAATCAGCGTAATAATTTAATATAAATTTTTTAATTTCATTTATACTCTAGTATCAATATTATTCCCCAAATTAGGATTCATTGATTGTATCATTTCCGCAATGTCTTGACCATCTTGTTTAGATGAATTCATTGCCATTTTAAGTACATCAATATTTGCCTGTTCACATACTCTAACATTACTACTAACAGTTGCCATAACAGCTATATCCATTTCCCAGCATCCCCTTTTATTTAATATAATTTAGTTATCGTATTATATGCATTTTTCTTGATAAGGCAGCCATCTTATATTTAAACTTTTACAAAAATAAAAACTCTAACAATATAGAACTTGTACTATCACTACACAAACTAAGGGACTTGGACGTTTTACAGCACTTTCCTTTATAAATGATACTACTACTATACAAGGCTCATCCTTCATCTTGGATGAGCCAATTAATTATTTCTAAGTAAAGCACCTCGTATATAATTATCATCAATTAAGTGATTTTGTTTTAATCATAAGAAAATTAACATTAATGCATAATATCAAAACTATATAAGTTTTTTTAAATTCATCATAGATATGTAGATAACTTCCTATGAAAAATTGTATTAATATTCTTAGCCATTTAGATCAATTTCATGATATTTCTTTTTTGACTTCATATCTTTTAACATATTAAATACTTCTGGATTTACATTTTCCTCTTTATCGTAACTATAATTTACTTTTCTTGTTTTAAATTTCTTAACTTGTTCAAGCATAATATCTGCCTGGCTTGAAAGTTCTTCACTTGCTGCCGCACTTTCTTCAGATGTAGCACAATTTTCTTGAATAACCTGAGATACCTCCATTATTCCGCTGCTAATCTGCTCTGCACCAGTTGCTTGCTCTTTAGAAGCTATAGCTATGCCTTCCACAAAATCTGCTACCTTTGTAACTCCTTCTACAATTTCACCAAGAGCTTCAGCCGTTTCATTTGCAATTTTAGTACCTATATCCACCTTTTTAATAGAATCTTCTATTAGTGAAGTAGTTTCTTTTGCAGCATCACGTGACTTTGCAGCTAAATTTCTTACTTCCTCTGCAACTACTGCAAAACCTTTTCCGTACCTACCAGCCCTTGCAGCTTCAACTGCAGCATTTAGAGCTAGAATATTTGTCTGAAAAGCAATATCATCTATAGCTTTTATAACTTTAGATATATTACCTGAAGCTACATTTATATCATCCATACTTTTAAGCATTTTATCCATATGAGAATTTCCCTTAACTGCATTATCTTTTACATGTTCAGTCAATTCATTTGCTTTACTTGCATTATCCGCATTAAGCTTTATTTGTGAAGAAATTTCTTCCACAGAAGCTGTCAATTCCTCCACAGAACTTGCTTGTTCCGTAGATCCTTCTGAAAGAGCCATACTTGAATCTGATACTTGTTTAGCACCAGTAGCCACCTGATTTGCTGCAATTTGAATATTTGTTACAACTTCATTTAAATTATCATTCATCTTCTTAGATGCCTTTGCAAGTATTCCTATTTCATCTTTTCCCATAGTATCTATATTTACATTTAAGTCTCCCTCTGCAACTTTACTTGTAGAAATCATAAGCTCCTTAATTGGTCTTATTATGGATAGTGAAATAATTGTTCCTAGCGCTATGGCAACAGATACCCCTATAATTATAAAAATTATAATTATTTTTCCACCTGTATTTGCTGTTTTATAATTATTTACTGAAAAACTTTCTGCAAGATTTTCCTTTAAACTTATAACTGTTTTCAAATTATTTTGTATATCATTTTGTGCTGTGCTAAGCTTTCCATGTACTAGACTTACTGCACCTTTGTTATCACCTTTTTGGGCTTTTTCAATAATTTCATTAGCTACTTCCATGTATCTTTCTTTAGACTCTTTAAGATTTCCAGTTGCCTGTTTTCCTGAATCAGTTAAAAGTGTTTTTGAAAATTCATCTAATTGTCGATCGAAATCAGAACTAGATGAATTCACCTCATTTATGTATTTATCCATGTCCGATTGATTATCTGATAAAATGACATCCCTCAAATGTGCTCTTATATCTCCATAGGATGAATTAAGTCTAGTCAACTGACCAAGTGGCACTGTCATATTTTTATATAATTGTGTATCTAAATTATTGATTTTATCCATATTTATTAATCCAAATATTCCAATTGTAAACATTATAAATACAATTAATGCGAATCCTATAAGTAACCTCATACCTATTTTTAAGTTATTAAATAATCTCACAATTATACACTCCTTTTATATTAAGCATTACTCAAACTATCTGCAT is a window of Clostridium pasteurianum DNA encoding:
- a CDS encoding cupin domain-containing protein, translating into MKDFPEFMKKDINKVPSKQQNTPDIDGYYFEGKDGSQMAFWTCYSDRISKEHKHEFDEYMICVCGQYTVTINGKAFVLNPGDELFIPKGTVQGGSCTAGTRTIHAFGGKRIEDNDK
- a CDS encoding YjfB family protein; its protein translation is MDIAVMATVSSNVRVCEQANIDVLKMAMNSSKQDGQDIAEMIQSMNPNLGNNIDTRV
- a CDS encoding methyl-accepting chemotaxis protein; its protein translation is MRLFNNLKIGMRLLIGFALIVFIMFTIGIFGLINMDKINNLDTQLYKNMTVPLGQLTRLNSSYGDIRAHLRDVILSDNQSDMDKYINEVNSSSSDFDRQLDEFSKTLLTDSGKQATGNLKESKERYMEVANEIIEKAQKGDNKGAVSLVHGKLSTAQNDIQNNLKTVISLKENLAESFSVNNYKTANTGGKIIIIFIIIGVSVAIALGTIISLSIIRPIKELMISTSKVAEGDLNVNIDTMGKDEIGILAKASKKMNDNLNEVVTNIQIAANQVATGAKQVSDSSMALSEGSTEQASSVEELTASVEEISSQIKLNADNASKANELTEHVKDNAVKGNSHMDKMLKSMDDINVASGNISKVIKAIDDIAFQTNILALNAAVEAARAGRYGKGFAVVAEEVRNLAAKSRDAAKETTSLIEDSIKKVDIGTKIANETAEALGEIVEGVTKVADFVEGIAIASKEQATGAEQISSGIMEVSQVIQENCATSEESAAASEELSSQADIMLEQVKKFKTRKVNYSYDKEENVNPEVFNMLKDMKSKKKYHEIDLNG